The Salvelinus sp. IW2-2015 linkage group LG8, ASM291031v2, whole genome shotgun sequence genome window below encodes:
- the dkk1b gene encoding dickkopf-related protein 1b, with amino-acid sequence MAMMLPFGYSAVFYMLVGYFDSACAGSVLLSSNAIKNIPLVASPSHPISASPDDFSFDSGTQNMAIDTIQSLSCSTDEECGDHGLCVVSRGACLPCKRRRKRCIRDTMCCPGNQCSNGVCLPGDPDMVQHIRMEDIVPLSNTQEKNSTVELNSKLPTQDLSQTPKGLEGKHCLRSSDCTEGLCCARHFWSKICKPVLKDGQVCTKHKRKGTQGLEIFQRCDCGDGLSCRTQRGEHNSKATRSLHTCQRH; translated from the exons ATGGCAATGATGCTGCCATTCGGTTATTCCGCTGTCTTTTACATGCTGGTCGGATACTTTGATTCTGCATGCGCTGGATCCGTGCTTCTCAGCTCAAATGCCATCAAGAACATACCTTTAGTGGCGAGTCCGAGTCACCCGATAAGCGCGAGCCCTGACGACTTTTCATTTGACAGCGGGACCCAAAATATGGCAATTGATACCATACAG TCTTTGAGTTGCTCCACGGATGAGGAGTGCGGTGACCATGGTTTATGCGTTGTGTCCCGAGGCGCCTGTCTCCCGTGCAAGAGGCGCAGGAAGCGCTGTATCCGGGACACTATGTGTTGCCCGGGCAACCAGTGCAGCAATG GTGTGTGTTTACCCGGCGATCCTGACATGGTTCAGCACATCAGAATGGAGGACATAGTGCCACTCAGCAATACACAGGAGAAAAACTCTACAGTGGAACTGAACTCCAAGTTGCCCACACAAGATCTTTCACAAACCCCAAAAG GTCTGGAAGGAAAGCACTGCCTGAGGTCTTCAGATTGCACAGAGGGACTTTGCTGTGCGCGTCATTTCTGGTCCAAGATCTGCAAGCCAGTGTTGAAAGACGGTCAGGTCTGCACCAAGCACAAAAGGAAAGGCACCCAAGGTTTAGAGATATTCCAGCGGTGTGACTGTGGAGACGGTTTGTCCTGCAGAACACAGAGAGGGGAGCACAACAGCAAGGCAACTCGAAGTCTGCACACTTGCCAAAGACATTGA